A window from Bosea sp. ANAM02 encodes these proteins:
- a CDS encoding WecB/TagA/CpsF family glycosyltransferase: MPATASITIASEAGGRKRHGYAKRDIGGIGIAVMEREAALAEVTDAVLTGGHMKLAFCNANLVNVAAGNAALQRSLSTFLVLADGIGVDLGSWMLYGKAFPANLNGTDFFPALFARAGRPMRVALLGGRPGVADRAVANLTQRYPMHQFSVVSHGYFTDDDETVLLGKLRIQRPDLLLVAMGNPLQERFIADKLGPQHCSVAAGVGALFDFFADEVPRAPELVRQIRLEWMYRLWLEPRRLWRRYVLGNPAFLMRMARQYAMGGRRSG; encoded by the coding sequence GTGCCCGCAACCGCCTCCATCACGATCGCCAGCGAAGCCGGGGGCCGCAAGCGCCACGGCTATGCCAAGCGCGATATCGGCGGCATCGGCATCGCCGTGATGGAACGTGAGGCGGCACTTGCCGAGGTCACCGATGCGGTGCTGACCGGCGGCCATATGAAGCTTGCCTTCTGCAACGCCAATCTCGTCAACGTCGCTGCGGGCAACGCCGCCCTGCAGCGCAGCCTTTCGACCTTTCTCGTGCTGGCCGACGGGATCGGCGTCGATCTCGGGAGCTGGATGCTCTACGGCAAGGCCTTCCCGGCCAATCTCAACGGCACGGATTTCTTCCCCGCGCTCTTCGCCCGCGCCGGGCGGCCGATGCGGGTTGCCCTGCTCGGTGGCCGGCCCGGAGTCGCAGATCGGGCCGTGGCCAATCTGACGCAACGCTATCCGATGCATCAGTTCAGTGTCGTCTCGCACGGCTATTTCACCGACGACGACGAAACCGTTCTTCTCGGCAAGTTGAGGATCCAGCGCCCGGACCTGCTTCTGGTGGCGATGGGCAATCCGCTGCAGGAGCGCTTCATCGCCGACAAGCTCGGGCCGCAGCATTGCTCGGTCGCAGCCGGCGTCGGCGCGCTGTTCGACTTTTTCGCCGACGAGGTGCCGCGCGCGCCCGAGCTGGTGCGCCAGATCAGGCTCGAATGGATGTATCGGCTCTGGCTCGAACCGCGCCGTCTCTGGCGGCGCTATGTCCTCGGAAATCCCGCTTTCCTGATGCGCATGGCCCGGCAATATGCCATGGGCGGCAGACGGAGCGGGTGA
- a CDS encoding DUF6492 family protein: MSETFALATPSYRGDVERCRLLCASVDRFVSGHAIHYLLVEDRDVPLFRDLEGPCRRILPESQLLPGWLRSRPDPLSFGKRRLWTGVQALARGIPPLRGWHAQQLRKFAVARASSEDVILFADSDMLFVRPFDLTSLSDDGAIRLYRKPDAITADMARHIPWCTHAATLLGLDAPSFPSPDYINNLVSWRRDHVLALLDHVESISGRDWVSAIARERQFSEYVIYGYFVERVLGLEAAGHWPDTRELCKVYWFSEDVAGMDRLASFEEVLEPWQVAVGVQSFIGEPLERIRALFERQASA, encoded by the coding sequence GTGAGCGAAACCTTTGCCCTGGCGACGCCGAGCTACAGGGGCGATGTCGAGCGTTGCCGGCTGCTTTGCGCCAGCGTCGATCGCTTCGTCAGCGGCCATGCGATCCATTATCTCCTGGTCGAGGATCGCGACGTCCCGCTCTTCCGCGATCTCGAAGGGCCGTGCCGCCGCATCCTGCCGGAATCGCAATTGCTGCCGGGCTGGCTCAGATCGCGGCCCGATCCGCTGAGCTTCGGCAAGCGCCGGCTCTGGACCGGGGTGCAGGCGCTGGCGCGCGGCATCCCGCCGCTGCGCGGCTGGCATGCGCAGCAGCTCCGGAAATTCGCAGTGGCCCGGGCGAGCAGCGAGGACGTGATCCTCTTCGCCGATTCCGACATGCTGTTCGTGCGGCCCTTCGACCTGACCAGCCTGTCGGATGACGGCGCGATCCGGCTCTACCGCAAGCCCGATGCGATCACCGCCGACATGGCGCGCCACATTCCCTGGTGTACCCATGCCGCGACGCTGCTCGGGCTCGACGCGCCCTCGTTCCCGAGCCCGGACTACATCAACAATCTGGTGAGCTGGCGCCGCGACCATGTCCTTGCCCTGCTCGACCATGTCGAGAGCATCAGTGGCCGCGACTGGGTCTCCGCCATCGCCCGCGAGCGCCAGTTCTCGGAATATGTGATCTACGGCTATTTCGTCGAACGCGTGCTCGGGCTCGAGGCTGCAGGCCACTGGCCGGACACGCGCGAGCTCTGCAAGGTCTACTGGTTCAGCGAGGATGTCGCCGGGATGGATCGGCTCGCCTCCTTCGAGGAGGTGCTGGAGCCCTGGCAGGTCGCCGTCGGCGTTCAGTCCTTCATCGGAGAGCCGCTGGAGCGCATCCGCGCCCTGTTCGAGCGGCAGGCCTCAGCGTAG
- a CDS encoding SDR family NAD(P)-dependent oxidoreductase: MNQIDLKKRVAIVTGGAQGIGRAVAERFAQSGATVAIWDVDAALAAKAANEIGHGAVGVGVDVTDAEAVQKASDALEARHGSIDILVTSAGIAGPNHKTWEYPLEDWARVMKLNVDGTLHCCRSVIPGMVKRNYGRIVLVASIAGKEGNPNASAYSASKAAVIALTKSLGKELADKDIAVNCITPAAARTRIFDQMSEEHIGYMLAKIPRGRFLLPDEVAAMVAFLASAENSFTTAGVFDLSGGRATY, translated from the coding sequence ATGAACCAAATCGATTTAAAGAAGCGCGTCGCCATCGTCACCGGTGGAGCGCAAGGCATCGGCCGCGCCGTCGCCGAGCGTTTCGCGCAGAGCGGCGCGACCGTCGCGATCTGGGACGTGGACGCCGCGCTCGCAGCCAAGGCCGCCAACGAGATCGGCCATGGCGCGGTCGGCGTCGGCGTCGACGTGACCGATGCCGAGGCCGTGCAGAAGGCCAGCGACGCGCTGGAAGCCCGGCATGGCAGCATCGATATCCTCGTCACCAGCGCCGGCATCGCCGGGCCCAACCACAAGACCTGGGAATATCCGCTGGAGGACTGGGCCCGGGTCATGAAGCTCAATGTCGACGGCACGCTGCATTGCTGCCGCTCGGTGATCCCCGGCATGGTCAAGCGCAATTACGGGCGCATCGTCCTGGTCGCCTCGATCGCCGGCAAGGAAGGCAACCCCAACGCCTCCGCCTATTCCGCCTCGAAGGCGGCGGTGATCGCGCTGACCAAGTCGCTGGGCAAGGAGCTCGCCGACAAAGACATCGCGGTGAACTGCATCACGCCGGCGGCGGCGCGCACCCGCATCTTCGACCAGATGAGCGAGGAGCATATCGGCTACATGCTGGCGAAGATCCCGCGCGGGCGCTTCCTGCTGCCCGACGAGGTGGCCGCGATGGTCGCCTTCCTCGCTTCTGCCGAGAACAGCTTCACCACGGCCGGCGTGTTCGACCTCTCGGGTGGCCGCGCGACTTATTGA